The following are encoded together in the Synechococcales cyanobacterium CNB genome:
- a CDS encoding CoA transferase subunit A: MAEKIVSTARQALADLKDRGILYDGCTVMVGGFGLCGIPEQLIIALRDTGVKGITCISNNAGVDDWGLGLLLQTRQIARMVSSYVGENDTFEKQYLSGELEVEFNPQGTLAERIRAGGAGIPAFYTATGAGTLIAEGKETRRMRPPRHKARVNADDPSAGEREFVLETGLFADLALVKAHTADPFGNLVYRLTARNFNPMMATAAAFVVAEVEELVPLGAIEPDRVHTPGSYVDRIVKTTSEKRIEQRTVRG, from the coding sequence ATGGCGGAAAAGATCGTCAGCACGGCACGCCAAGCCCTCGCCGACCTCAAGGACCGAGGCATCCTCTACGACGGCTGCACCGTCATGGTCGGCGGCTTCGGACTCTGCGGCATTCCCGAGCAACTCATCATCGCCCTGCGCGACACCGGTGTGAAGGGGATCACCTGCATCTCCAACAATGCCGGAGTCGACGACTGGGGACTCGGCCTCCTCCTCCAGACACGCCAGATCGCCAGAATGGTCTCCAGTTACGTCGGCGAGAACGACACCTTCGAGAAGCAGTACCTCTCGGGCGAACTCGAGGTCGAGTTCAACCCGCAGGGCACGCTCGCCGAACGCATCCGCGCGGGGGGGGCCGGCATCCCCGCCTTCTACACCGCCACCGGCGCGGGCACCCTCATCGCAGAAGGCAAGGAGACACGCCGCATGCGCCCTCCGCGCCACAAGGCCCGAGTCAACGCCGACGATCCCTCGGCCGGTGAACGCGAGTTTGTCCTCGAAACCGGCCTCTTCGCCGATCTCGCCCTCGTCAAGGCGCACACCGCCGATCCATTCGGCAACCTCGTCTACAGGCTCACCGCCCGCAACTTCAACCCCATGATGGCCACCGCCGCGGCCTTTGTCGTCGCCGAAGTCGAGGAACTCGTCCCACTCGGCGCCATCGAGCCGGACCGTGTCCACACGCCCGGCTCCTATGTGGACCGAATCGTAAAGACGACGAGCGAGAAGCGGATCGAGCAGCGGACGGTGCGGGGGTAG
- a CDS encoding phosphoribosylformylglycinamidine cyclo-ligase has protein sequence MPKPRQQRRGSAVPRAGGATYASAGIDLERYDEFVGGLDALMRRTHGPRVIANPGGFAGLFRLDYNERLFKRNYRDPVLVACCDGVGTKIKLAQRLGVLDTIGIDLVAMNVNDLIVEGAEPLFFLDCLSVPHVDKDAMNRVMHGVAEGCRVAGCALLGGETAEMGDLYRPGDFDLVGFAVGVVELSRAISRRSPEPGDVVLGLASSGVHSNGYTLVRKIIDDRRLDLARTYPGLEAPLGRTLLEPTRIYAQSIVRLERSYRVKKVVTGMAHVTGGGLAGNLERALHPGVDAVIDLDAWPVPPIFAFLSQQGRVDDEEMRRVFNMGIGYCVIVRPAFAAAVREKLERSGESVYEIGRIVRGKGRVRTK, from the coding sequence ATGCCGAAACCACGCCAGCAACGCCGAGGCTCCGCCGTGCCCCGCGCCGGGGGCGCGACCTACGCCTCCGCCGGGATCGACCTCGAACGCTACGACGAGTTCGTCGGCGGGCTGGACGCGCTCATGCGCCGAACGCACGGGCCTCGCGTCATCGCCAACCCCGGAGGGTTCGCCGGCCTCTTCCGCCTCGACTACAACGAGCGCCTCTTCAAACGCAACTACCGCGACCCCGTGCTCGTGGCGTGCTGCGACGGCGTGGGCACCAAGATCAAACTCGCCCAGCGGCTCGGTGTGCTGGACACCATCGGCATCGACCTCGTCGCGATGAACGTCAACGACTTGATCGTCGAAGGGGCAGAGCCGCTCTTCTTCCTGGACTGCCTCTCCGTCCCCCACGTCGACAAGGACGCCATGAATCGCGTCATGCACGGCGTCGCCGAGGGTTGCCGCGTCGCCGGCTGCGCCCTGCTCGGCGGCGAGACGGCCGAGATGGGCGACCTCTACAGGCCGGGCGATTTCGACCTCGTCGGATTCGCCGTCGGCGTCGTCGAACTCTCACGCGCCATCAGCCGGCGAAGCCCCGAACCGGGCGACGTCGTCCTCGGCCTCGCCTCCAGCGGCGTCCACTCCAACGGCTACACCCTCGTCCGCAAGATCATCGACGACCGCAGACTCGACCTCGCCCGAACCTACCCGGGCCTCGAAGCGCCCCTCGGCCGCACGCTGCTCGAACCGACACGCATCTACGCCCAGTCCATCGTCCGCCTCGAACGCTCGTACCGCGTGAAGAAGGTCGTTACCGGCATGGCTCACGTCACCGGCGGCGGGCTGGCGGGCAACCTCGAACGCGCCCTGCACCCCGGCGTGGACGCGGTCATCGACCTCGACGCCTGGCCGGTGCCGCCGATCTTTGCATTTCTCTCGCAGCAAGGCCGCGTGGACGACGAGGAGATGCGCCGCGTCTTCAACATGGGCATCGGCTACTGCGTGATCGTCCGCCCCGCCTTCGCGGCGGCCGTGCGGGAGAAACTCGAACGCAGCGGCGAGTCGGTCTACGAGATCGGCCGCATCGTGCGCGGCAAGGGGCGCGTGCGCACAAAGTAG
- a CDS encoding elongation factor G, with product MAVRNAADIRNVCLVGHGGSGKTLLTERLLFAAGALTRMGSVEDGSTASDWTDDEKKHRHSLRPTVLHFDHEGHTVNLIDTPGTLDFLGHAIASLPAAETVVVVIDAHKGIETATRRLMTIARERNLPRMIVVNKIDESQADLEGLTDRIREVFGGECVPINLPAEGRGSVINVFEDDHPDGKPEFSSLDEAHTQIVEQVVEVDEDLMVEYLEKGAGGLDKARISAAFRQALREGHLVPICYASAKSGAGAKELLHVFASLLPSPLEGNPRPFSTPDGTEVRPEPDPEKPLIAHVFSVASDPFVGRLGYFKVHQGTIKPKAELFIDDGRRAVRIGHLLRPQGKDNQEVDALGPGEIGVVAKVDEVQFNSVLHAGQYADGLRLRPLPLPKPMYGLAVTLKNHKDETKFGPAVAKLEAEDPCFKVERVAATKQTVMRGLGELHLRVVLEKLKSQYNIELETATPKVAYKETISAKAEGHHRHKKQTGGAGQFGEVYLRVEPLPQDHADGFEFVNATVGGSIPRQFMPAIEKGVRQVLGDGAIAGYPMTGIKVEIYDGKYHAVDSKEVAFITAGKRAFIDAVQKAKPALLEPFVELEVTAPSQYMGDLTGDLSTKRGRVVDTGMIGADICVIRAIVPLSELQNYSNELKSITGGAGSYTMDYSHDEQTPPHVMQEVVAAYKPHAEED from the coding sequence ATGGCTGTACGCAACGCTGCCGACATCCGGAACGTGTGTCTTGTTGGTCACGGCGGGAGCGGGAAGACGCTGCTCACGGAGCGGCTTCTCTTCGCCGCGGGCGCCCTGACCCGGATGGGCAGCGTTGAGGACGGCAGCACAGCGAGTGATTGGACGGACGATGAAAAGAAGCACAGGCACTCACTGCGGCCGACCGTGCTTCATTTCGATCACGAGGGCCACACCGTCAACCTGATCGACACCCCTGGGACGCTGGACTTTCTCGGGCACGCCATCGCATCGCTGCCCGCAGCCGAGACGGTCGTGGTCGTGATCGACGCCCATAAGGGGATCGAAACGGCGACGCGCCGGCTGATGACGATCGCCCGCGAGCGGAACCTGCCGCGCATGATCGTCGTGAACAAGATCGACGAATCGCAGGCGGACCTCGAAGGGCTGACCGACCGCATCCGCGAGGTCTTCGGCGGCGAGTGCGTGCCGATCAACCTGCCGGCCGAGGGGCGTGGGTCGGTCATCAACGTCTTCGAGGACGATCATCCCGATGGCAAGCCCGAGTTTTCCAGTCTGGACGAGGCACACACGCAGATCGTCGAGCAGGTCGTCGAGGTCGATGAAGACCTGATGGTGGAGTATCTGGAGAAGGGCGCGGGAGGACTCGACAAGGCGAGAATCTCTGCGGCGTTCAGGCAGGCGCTGCGCGAGGGGCATCTCGTGCCGATCTGCTACGCGAGCGCGAAGAGCGGCGCGGGTGCGAAGGAGCTGCTGCACGTTTTCGCGTCTCTGCTGCCCAGCCCGCTTGAGGGGAATCCGCGTCCGTTCTCGACGCCCGATGGCACGGAGGTCCGCCCCGAGCCGGACCCGGAGAAGCCGCTGATTGCACACGTGTTCTCTGTTGCGAGCGACCCCTTCGTCGGGCGTCTTGGGTACTTCAAGGTCCACCAGGGGACGATCAAGCCGAAAGCGGAGTTGTTCATCGACGACGGCCGCCGGGCGGTGCGCATCGGACACCTGCTGCGGCCGCAGGGCAAGGACAACCAGGAAGTGGATGCGCTCGGTCCGGGTGAGATCGGCGTCGTGGCGAAGGTGGACGAGGTGCAGTTCAACTCGGTGCTGCACGCCGGCCAGTACGCGGACGGCCTGAGGCTGCGTCCGTTGCCGCTGCCCAAGCCCATGTACGGCCTGGCGGTGACGCTGAAGAACCACAAGGACGAGACGAAGTTCGGCCCCGCGGTCGCCAAGCTCGAGGCCGAAGACCCGTGCTTCAAGGTCGAGCGCGTGGCCGCGACGAAGCAGACCGTGATGCGCGGCCTGGGCGAACTGCACCTGCGCGTCGTGCTCGAGAAGCTCAAGAGCCAGTACAACATCGAACTGGAGACAGCCACGCCCAAGGTCGCCTACAAGGAGACGATCAGCGCAAAGGCGGAGGGCCACCACCGGCACAAGAAGCAGACCGGCGGCGCGGGGCAGTTCGGCGAAGTCTACCTCCGCGTCGAGCCGCTCCCGCAGGACCATGCCGACGGCTTCGAGTTCGTCAATGCAACGGTCGGCGGCAGCATCCCACGCCAGTTCATGCCCGCGATCGAGAAGGGCGTGCGCCAGGTGCTCGGCGACGGGGCGATCGCCGGCTACCCCATGACCGGCATCAAGGTCGAGATCTACGACGGCAAGTACCACGCCGTGGACTCGAAGGAAGTCGCCTTCATCACAGCCGGCAAACGGGCGTTCATCGACGCCGTTCAGAAGGCGAAGCCGGCCCTGCTCGAACCGTTCGTCGAACTGGAAGTGACCGCGCCGAGCCAGTACATGGGCGACCTGACGGGCGATCTCTCGACGAAGCGAGGGCGTGTCGTGGACACGGGCATGATCGGGGCGGACATCTGCGTGATCCGCGCCATCGTGCCGCTGAGCGAACTCCAGAACTACTCCAACGAGCTCAAGAGCATCACCGGTGGGGCCGGGTCGTACACCATGGACTACTCGCACGACGAGCAGACCCCGCCGCACGTCATGCAGGAAGTCGTCGCGGCCTACAAGCCGCACGCGGAAGAGGACTGA
- a CDS encoding glycoside hydrolase family 5 protein, whose translation MAPPAGRGAAMNGRHEISSLHRREFLATAAALLAAGVSRPATAQRARALAARPAVRAEDGIALLARGVNLSHWMWFPQAQGERARRLFVTAADLDQLRSAGFTHVRLPFEPSWLWDESKRTFKAAEFTEYHDALRLCLAAGLAVIVDAHWSRTPWIRPRGADFDERFGELDRMWASLADRLADTEPDLVFLELVNEPHDLRDPEHWHDAQRRIAATVRAVAPRHTIIATGADWGGIDGMLRLEPLDDPNVVYSFHFYSPHNFTHQAAEWGFPPWKDMRGVPWPADRAELERLAETFPQESRNALRWSARVGTEDPWSAEALRASIRRAVEWSRRHGRPVYCGEFGVYTKASPRESRLAWHRAVTDALREHRIGWSLWDYVGGFALATGEPAKRVLDQELLAALITREERR comes from the coding sequence ATGGCCCCCCCGGCGGGCCGCGGAGCAGCCATGAACGGAAGACACGAGATATCGAGCTTGCATCGCAGAGAGTTTCTGGCGACGGCGGCCGCGCTCCTTGCCGCCGGCGTCTCCAGGCCCGCGACCGCCCAGCGGGCACGCGCGCTCGCTGCTCGTCCCGCTGTCCGCGCCGAGGATGGCATCGCCCTTCTCGCTCGCGGGGTCAACCTCTCGCACTGGATGTGGTTCCCGCAAGCGCAGGGAGAGCGTGCCCGCCGCCTGTTCGTCACCGCCGCTGACCTGGACCAACTCCGGTCAGCAGGTTTCACACACGTGCGACTCCCCTTTGAGCCTTCGTGGTTGTGGGACGAGAGCAAACGGACGTTCAAAGCCGCGGAGTTCACCGAGTATCATGACGCACTGCGGCTGTGTCTCGCGGCCGGGTTGGCCGTCATCGTCGATGCTCACTGGAGCCGCACGCCGTGGATCAGGCCACGCGGCGCGGACTTCGACGAACGCTTCGGCGAGCTGGACCGGATGTGGGCATCGCTCGCGGATCGGCTCGCAGACACCGAACCCGACCTCGTGTTCCTCGAGCTCGTGAACGAGCCGCACGACCTGCGCGACCCCGAGCACTGGCACGACGCCCAGCGCCGAATCGCGGCAACCGTCCGCGCGGTCGCGCCGCGGCACACCATCATCGCCACCGGCGCGGACTGGGGCGGCATCGATGGCATGCTGCGCCTCGAACCGCTCGACGACCCGAACGTCGTTTACTCGTTCCACTTCTACAGCCCGCACAACTTCACGCATCAGGCTGCCGAGTGGGGCTTCCCGCCGTGGAAGGACATGCGCGGCGTGCCCTGGCCAGCGGATCGCGCTGAACTTGAGCGTCTCGCAGAGACCTTCCCTCAAGAGTCCCGCAACGCCCTCCGCTGGTCCGCCCGCGTCGGAACAGAAGACCCGTGGTCCGCCGAAGCGCTGCGTGCGAGCATCCGGCGCGCCGTCGAGTGGTCGCGACGCCACGGCCGCCCAGTCTACTGCGGCGAGTTCGGTGTCTACACCAAAGCCTCCCCTCGCGAGAGCCGACTCGCCTGGCACCGCGCCGTGACCGACGCCCTCCGCGAACATCGCATCGGCTGGTCGTTGTGGGACTACGTCGGAGGATTCGCTCTGGCAACGGGTGAACCGGCGAAACGCGTGCTGGACCAGGAACTTCTCGCAGCCCTCATCACACGCGAAGAACGCCGCTGA
- the gltX gene encoding glutamate--tRNA ligase, translating to MPAENPVITRFAPSPTGHLHVGGARTALFCWAYARRHGGRFILRIEDTDQKRSSEDAARGILEDLAWLGIHWDEGPIWAPPRSVADSGLSTFGGDPRHVGPFFQAQRLDIYNRHLDALIERDLAYPSFDTAEELDALRREAAARKETFRYRRRPGYDHAAALRRYRAGEPCVVRFRMPEESVRVTDAVLGEIDFTEEHLDDFVLRKADGFPTYHFAVVVDDELMGVTHVLRGQEHLNNTPRHVSLQHALGFRTPVYAHMPLIFNPDGSKMSKRDKDKTVRKAMLDRAPSGSGGAGVSPASATSLLSPADLAQWLSDKTRQLPTDALLALARELDLSLPEIDVEDFRRSGYLPETLCNYLALLGWNPGLKNPDGTDLERFDMAFLAEHFSLDRIGKSNAKFDRDKLLAFNQTMIASLEPVEFDRRWREWCERYDPALPSLLGDRFALASRAVQPRIRTFGQCREPIAFALIPDDGVRYDEKAVEKNLRKGNPRGLDVLRDFLPALESLPRFTPDAIDAAAKAFCESRSLGMGRLAQPLRIAVTGSTVSPGLGETLSLVGREGTVRRICRCLETV from the coding sequence ATGCCCGCGGAAAACCCAGTCATCACCCGCTTCGCTCCCTCCCCCACCGGCCACCTCCATGTCGGTGGTGCCCGCACGGCCCTGTTCTGCTGGGCCTACGCCCGACGACACGGTGGCCGGTTCATCCTCCGCATCGAGGACACGGACCAGAAGCGGTCCTCAGAGGATGCCGCCCGGGGCATCCTCGAAGACCTCGCCTGGCTGGGCATCCACTGGGATGAGGGGCCGATCTGGGCACCCCCCCGCTCCGTGGCGGATTCAGGACTATCGACGTTCGGCGGCGACCCGCGGCACGTCGGGCCGTTCTTCCAGGCCCAGCGGCTGGACATCTACAACCGCCACCTCGACGCGCTCATCGAGCGTGATCTCGCCTACCCGTCCTTCGACACCGCGGAAGAACTCGACGCCCTCCGGCGCGAGGCCGCCGCCCGCAAGGAGACCTTCCGCTACCGCCGCCGACCCGGCTACGACCACGCCGCTGCCCTGCGCCGCTACCGCGCCGGCGAGCCCTGCGTCGTGCGGTTCCGGATGCCGGAAGAGTCGGTGCGCGTCACCGATGCCGTACTCGGCGAGATCGACTTCACCGAGGAGCACCTCGACGACTTCGTCCTCCGCAAAGCGGACGGCTTCCCCACATACCACTTCGCCGTGGTCGTGGACGACGAGCTGATGGGCGTGACCCACGTACTGCGCGGCCAGGAGCACCTGAACAACACGCCGCGCCACGTCTCGCTCCAGCACGCGCTCGGCTTCCGAACGCCGGTCTACGCGCACATGCCGCTCATCTTCAACCCGGACGGGTCGAAGATGTCCAAACGCGACAAGGACAAGACCGTCCGCAAGGCGATGCTCGACCGTGCGCCTTCGGGCTCTGGTGGTGCGGGCGTCTCGCCCGCCTCTGCTACTTCTCTTCTTTCTCCCGCCGACCTCGCGCAGTGGCTCTCCGACAAGACCCGTCAGCTCCCGACCGACGCCCTCCTCGCCCTTGCACGCGAACTCGACCTCTCCCTGCCGGAGATCGACGTCGAGGACTTCCGCCGCTCCGGCTACCTCCCCGAGACGCTCTGCAACTACCTCGCCCTGCTGGGCTGGAACCCCGGCCTGAAGAATCCCGACGGCACCGACCTCGAACGCTTCGACATGGCATTTCTGGCCGAGCATTTCTCGCTCGATCGCATCGGCAAGTCCAACGCGAAGTTCGACCGCGACAAGTTGCTCGCCTTCAACCAGACCATGATCGCCTCGCTGGAGCCTGTGGAGTTCGACCGCCGCTGGCGCGAGTGGTGCGAGCGCTACGACCCCGCTCTACCCTCGCTGCTGGGCGACCGCTTCGCCCTCGCGTCGCGGGCCGTGCAACCGCGCATCCGAACGTTTGGACAGTGCCGCGAGCCGATCGCCTTCGCCCTCATCCCCGACGACGGCGTCCGGTACGACGAGAAAGCCGTCGAGAAGAACCTCCGCAAGGGCAATCCGCGCGGTCTCGACGTGCTCCGCGACTTCCTGCCCGCGCTCGAATCTCTCCCACGCTTCACGCCCGACGCCATCGACGCCGCGGCCAAAGCCTTCTGCGAGAGCCGATCGCTCGGCATGGGCAGGCTCGCTCAGCCGCTGCGCATCGCCGTCACGGGCTCGACCGTCAGCCCGGGCCTGGGCGAGACGCTCTCGCTCGTCGGGCGCGAAGGCACGGTGCGCCGCATCTGTCGCTGCCTCGAGACCGTTTGA
- a CDS encoding DUF1349 domain-containing protein → MAVRSGRCAVVVLVVLRLRRAGRGRERLLPLRVGEEQVRKDGRVRESENLRHAEARAQQRDAGEVHDHGDAGVGQAGLPRPRLHLEDADAPDHEQQPGAEAQQPDERDADARARDSPAAGLSGRRHRTAEGRQQPPPEHQEQAAEHAPPTEDEVEHGDGRHATGSIRVHRDDLRCPPAWRDCQSLRLAAHKPASLRGSHQPNSRNPTARSRQILRVRHQLPPSRYTPDMMRLCLLHTFVLCAVYLALTLPGISHGQSVTTFSNPLDPQLADPHVIRHQGTYYVYATTDGSRGFGVWSSPDLVNWQWRGWSFEKTASTWAQDEIWAPCVVEHAGRFYMFFNARNNPAVGHRICLAIADTPLGPFREHRAPLWDPGFAMIDAHCFIDRDGSAYLYYSRDISQFPVSETWVVPLSRDLLSVAGQPTLCVTPDKEWEGKWNEAPYVFRWGNRYVMFYSGPGYAYPTYSVGVATANSPLGPWTKDPFNPLMTRTPRVSGPGHPSIIASPDDRELFIVYHTHMQLAGGGERQLAIDRLRLTTGPDGALRIEADGPTTTSQPLPSGVRPFPAAVSDEFNANQLDRTRWQIVNEDPSRWRLASGKLVISTQDGDLWKTRGDVRNMFLQWAPNEDFEIVLRPEFRPQRNFDQAFLIIYQDHNNYVRFSNGWIDTRRWQVAHQVDGEFRDFITPNTLGDVCWMKMVRRGRSISCYASLDGQRWYAVGGSYLADFSEVRVGFGASTPGSGRRTDVAFDFFRVQRPEPPRLLGTPDRPAGPPVGPQPR, encoded by the coding sequence ATGGCGGTGCGTTCAGGCCGCTGCGCGGTAGTTGTTCTGGTCGTTCTGCGACTGCGACGCGCCGGTCGCGGGCGTGAACGCCTGCTTCCACTGCGGGTTGGCGAGGAACAGGTACGCAAGGATGGCCGGGTACGCGAATCCGAGAATCTGCGTCACGCCGAAGCCCGTGCTCAGCAACGTGATGCCGGCGAGGTTCACGATCACGGCGATGCCGGCGTAGGCCAGGCAGGCCTGCCGCGCCCACGGCTTCATCTTGAGGATGCCGATGCCCCCGACCACGAGCAACAGCCCGGCGCAGAGGCTCAGCAGCCCGACGAGCGTGATGCCGATGCCCGCGCCCGCGACAGCCCCGCCGCCGGACTCTCCGGACGCCGACACCGCACCGCCGAAGGCCGCCAGCAGCCCCCCCCCGAGCACCAGGAACAGGCTGCCGAGCACGCCCCACCCACCGAGGATGAAGTTGAGCACGGCGACGGCCGTCATGCCACCGGTTCGATTCGTGTTCATCGCGATGATCTCCGCTGCCCGCCGGCATGGCGGGACTGCCAGTCCCTTCGGCTCGCGGCCCACAAGCCCGCCAGTTTGCGAGGGTCTCACCAGCCGAATTCCCGCAACCCGACCGCCCGTTCCCGGCAGATTCTGCGCGTCCGGCACCAACTCCCACCCTCTCGGTACACTCCCGACATGATGAGACTGTGCCTGCTCCACACCTTCGTTCTTTGCGCCGTGTACCTCGCTCTCACGCTCCCCGGCATCTCGCACGGCCAGAGCGTCACGACCTTCAGCAACCCTCTCGACCCCCAACTCGCGGACCCCCACGTCATCCGCCACCAGGGGACGTATTACGTCTATGCCACAACGGACGGATCGCGGGGTTTCGGCGTCTGGTCATCCCCTGACCTCGTCAACTGGCAGTGGCGCGGGTGGTCGTTCGAAAAGACCGCGAGCACCTGGGCACAGGACGAGATCTGGGCGCCGTGCGTCGTCGAGCACGCCGGCCGCTTCTACATGTTCTTCAACGCGCGCAACAACCCCGCCGTGGGACACCGTATCTGCCTTGCGATCGCAGACACGCCGCTCGGACCCTTCCGCGAGCACCGCGCCCCCCTCTGGGATCCCGGCTTCGCCATGATCGACGCGCACTGCTTCATCGACCGCGACGGCTCGGCCTACCTCTACTACTCGCGCGACATCTCGCAGTTCCCTGTCAGCGAGACGTGGGTCGTGCCCCTTTCGCGAGACCTCCTCTCCGTCGCCGGGCAACCGACGCTCTGCGTCACCCCCGACAAGGAGTGGGAAGGCAAGTGGAACGAGGCGCCCTACGTCTTCCGCTGGGGCAACCGCTACGTCATGTTCTACTCCGGCCCGGGCTACGCCTACCCGACCTACTCGGTCGGCGTGGCGACGGCCAACTCTCCACTCGGGCCGTGGACGAAGGACCCCTTCAACCCCCTGATGACGCGCACGCCGCGCGTCTCGGGACCCGGCCACCCGAGCATCATCGCATCGCCCGATGATCGCGAACTCTTCATCGTCTACCACACGCACATGCAACTCGCCGGCGGCGGAGAGCGGCAACTCGCCATCGACCGCCTCCGCCTCACCACCGGCCCCGACGGCGCGCTCCGCATCGAGGCAGACGGACCGACGACGACCTCCCAGCCCCTTCCATCCGGCGTACGGCCTTTCCCAGCCGCGGTTTCAGACGAGTTCAATGCCAATCAACTCGACCGAACCCGCTGGCAGATCGTGAACGAAGACCCCTCGCGCTGGCGTCTCGCCAGCGGCAAGCTCGTCATCTCCACGCAGGACGGCGACCTCTGGAAGACGCGCGGCGACGTCCGCAACATGTTCCTCCAATGGGCGCCGAACGAGGATTTCGAGATCGTCCTCCGCCCCGAGTTCCGCCCCCAGCGCAACTTCGATCAGGCCTTTCTGATCATCTACCAGGACCACAACAACTACGTCCGCTTCAGCAACGGCTGGATCGACACCCGTCGCTGGCAGGTCGCGCACCAGGTCGACGGCGAGTTCCGCGACTTCATCACCCCTAACACGCTCGGCGACGTCTGCTGGATGAAGATGGTCCGCCGGGGCCGGTCCATCTCCTGCTACGCGAGCCTCGACGGCCAGCGTTGGTACGCCGTGGGCGGCTCGTACCTGGCCGATTTTTCCGAGGTCCGCGTCGGCTTCGGCGCGTCAACGCCGGGTTCTGGACGGCGCACGGATGTCGCCTTTGACTTCTTCCGCGTGCAGCGGCCCGAGCCGCCGCGACTCCTCGGAACGCCCGATCGTCCCGCCGGACCGCCGGTCGGCCCTCAGCCCCGATAG
- a CDS encoding methionine adenosyltransferase, translating into MTNPYLFTSESVSMGHPDKVADQVSDAILDALLEQDPHSRVAVETMVSTGMVIIAGEITTKAYVEMPDVVRETIREIGYIDARLAFDYESCAVLVSIKKQATEIAQGVDRGGAGDQGMMFGFACRETPTLMPLPIHLAHRMVEQQAHVRREGIIPGLRPDAKSQVTIEYEGATPVRVDTIVLSTQHDRTWTERQDALKREIVEHVLKPVLGEWWNPGITVHVNPTGSFEIGGPHGDCGLTGRKIIVDTYGGRGRHGGGAFSGKDPTKVDRSAAYMARYIAKNLVAAELADICEVQFAYAIGVAEPVSVHVDCFGTERADTARLAKAVREVFQLTPRGIIESLGLRKPIYRPTARHGHFGRQPRGDLFTWERTDKVDALKKAVKG; encoded by the coding sequence ATGACAAACCCGTACCTCTTCACGTCGGAGTCCGTCTCGATGGGTCACCCCGACAAGGTCGCCGACCAGGTGTCGGACGCGATCCTCGACGCGCTGCTCGAGCAGGATCCGCACTCGCGCGTCGCCGTGGAGACGATGGTCTCCACGGGCATGGTCATCATCGCCGGCGAGATCACGACCAAGGCGTACGTCGAGATGCCGGATGTCGTGCGTGAGACGATCCGCGAGATCGGGTACATCGACGCGCGCCTCGCGTTCGACTACGAATCCTGCGCCGTGCTCGTCTCGATCAAGAAGCAGGCGACGGAAATCGCTCAGGGCGTCGATCGCGGCGGCGCTGGCGACCAGGGCATGATGTTCGGCTTCGCCTGCCGCGAGACGCCGACGCTGATGCCGCTGCCGATCCATCTCGCCCACCGCATGGTCGAGCAGCAGGCGCACGTCCGGCGCGAGGGGATCATCCCCGGCCTGCGACCGGACGCCAAGAGCCAGGTGACGATCGAATACGAGGGCGCGACGCCCGTCCGAGTGGACACCATCGTCCTCTCGACGCAGCACGACCGGACCTGGACCGAGCGGCAGGACGCCCTGAAGCGCGAGATCGTCGAGCACGTTCTCAAGCCCGTTCTCGGCGAGTGGTGGAACCCGGGCATCACCGTTCACGTCAACCCCACCGGCAGTTTCGAAATCGGCGGCCCGCACGGGGACTGCGGGCTGACCGGGCGCAAGATCATCGTCGATACCTACGGCGGACGCGGGCGGCACGGCGGCGGAGCGTTCAGTGGCAAGGATCCCACCAAGGTCGATCGTTCCGCGGCGTACATGGCCCGCTACATCGCCAAGAACCTCGTCGCCGCGGAACTGGCTGACATCTGCGAAGTGCAGTTCGCCTACGCGATCGGCGTCGCCGAGCCGGTCAGCGTCCACGTCGACTGCTTCGGAACCGAGCGGGCGGACACGGCGAGACTCGCCAAGGCCGTACGCGAGGTCTTCCAACTCACGCCCAGGGGCATCATCGAATCGCTGGGCCTGCGCAAGCCCATCTACCGGCCGACCGCACGGCACGGGCACTTCGGCCGCCAGCCGCGGGGCGATCTCTTCACTTGGGAGCGCACGGACAAGGTCGATGCGCTGAAGAAGGCCGTGAAGGGCTGA